In one Limosilactobacillus oris genomic region, the following are encoded:
- a CDS encoding glycosyltransferase — MKLSVVISSYNGEKYIEDQLKSILSQERPADEVLIRDDGSTDNTVEIVHQFIRTHHLKNWRIEVNQKNLGWRENFVKGMLEAQGELIFFCDQDDVWHSDKLKIMENVMQANQQINVLASNYQKLLENELGDVGPYPAGHQVKKIELYDNYMFVKAPGCTYCVRKEFGQAAATVWKAEYPHDELVWSLALFTDSLYLYTKPLINWRQHTTSAFSKESKSLKSKSKKYQWLETSKKFNDSVKEFLAEYSEHIANEKIKLLESTDKYLKLREKFYDSKNPIYGLRLLKYWGLYPRYRQYLADWYLVYFNHN; from the coding sequence ATGAAACTATCAGTAGTAATATCTTCTTATAATGGCGAAAAATATATTGAGGATCAGTTGAAATCAATTTTAAGCCAAGAGCGGCCTGCGGATGAGGTCTTGATACGGGATGATGGTTCAACTGATAACACTGTTGAAATTGTGCATCAATTTATTAGAACTCATCATTTAAAGAATTGGCGAATTGAAGTTAACCAAAAAAATCTAGGCTGGCGAGAAAATTTTGTGAAAGGGATGCTTGAAGCTCAAGGTGAGCTGATATTTTTCTGCGACCAGGATGACGTGTGGCACAGTGATAAACTGAAGATTATGGAAAATGTGATGCAAGCTAATCAACAGATTAATGTTCTGGCTTCTAATTATCAGAAATTGTTGGAAAATGAGCTGGGTGATGTAGGACCATATCCGGCCGGACATCAGGTCAAGAAAATTGAGCTCTATGATAATTATATGTTTGTTAAAGCACCTGGGTGCACTTATTGTGTTAGAAAAGAATTTGGACAAGCAGCAGCTACGGTTTGGAAGGCAGAGTATCCACATGACGAGTTGGTATGGAGCTTAGCATTATTTACGGATTCCTTATACTTATATACCAAACCCTTGATTAACTGGCGTCAACATACTACAAGTGCCTTTTCAAAAGAAAGTAAATCACTCAAGTCAAAAAGTAAAAAATATCAATGGCTTGAAACTTCAAAAAAGTTTAATGATTCAGTGAAAGAATTCTTAGCTGAGTATAGTGAACATATAGCTAATGAGAAAATCAAGCTGCTAGAATCTACTGACAAGTACCTGAAATTGCGTGAAAAATTCTATGATAGTAAGAATCCAATCTATGGATTGCGATTGTTAAAGTATTGGGGCCTGTACCCACGTTATCGTCAATACCTTGCTGACTGGTATTTGGTGTACTTTAATCATAACTAA